A region from the Pelobates fuscus isolate aPelFus1 chromosome 1, aPelFus1.pri, whole genome shotgun sequence genome encodes:
- the IL10 gene encoding interleukin-10 produces MKFFIILLILAYKEVSSQSGDTEGNCQRVVNIFPAKLKELRTSFQKVKNYFQMKDNALEVILLQDNLLNDFKSSLGCQSVIEMIKFYLEDVLPRASSKDKSVKSSVSIMNDKLLDLKQTLRRCHHFLPCDRKSKAIKQIKETYSKMKEHGIYKAMGEFDIFIDYIEEYLSNKKK; encoded by the exons ATGAAATTCTTCATTATTTTGCTCATACTGGCTTACAAAGAGGTGAGCAGTCAAAGCGGAGATACTGAAGGAAATTGCCAAAGAGTTGTCAATATATTCCCTGCCAAACTCAAAGAACTGAGAACATCCTTTCAGAAAGTCAAGAATTATTTT caaatgAAGGATAATGCATTGGAAGTTATATTACTGCAAGATAATCTGTTAAATGACTTCAAG AGCTCACTGGGGTGTCAATCAGTGATAGAAATGATTAAATTCTACTTGGAGGATGTTTTACCGCGAGCCAGTAGCAAGGACAAATCAGTGAAGTCAAGTGTCAGTATCATGAACGACAAGCTGCTAGACTTGAAGCAGACACTGAGGCGCTGT CACCACTTTTTGCCATGTGACAGAAAAAGCAAAGCCATCAAACAGATTAAAGAAACATATAGTAAG ATGAAGGAACATGGTATCTACAAAGCAATGGGAGAGTTTGATATTTTCATTGACTACATTGAGGAATATCTGTCGAACAAAAAGAAATAG